A single window of Watersipora subatra chromosome 9, tzWatSuba1.1, whole genome shotgun sequence DNA harbors:
- the LOC137404315 gene encoding uncharacterized protein: MGDIVSKSFHNYPNGLAKTVTNPKQKDWITKHATLTRFSIVEVERLWTRFKQLGCDENGVLDRKSILQMPRFKDNVLLRNMLLAMADGEQVYFHTFLNAMRWVNTASVDERTKAIFALFNNGSALTEDLFGKILKRIYPDKNEAALTLYVKTVFDSGSKAAGRPEDLTYENFLRLVHQLPSEQLSSILEFDVIPPHINLESKDKFSPQLRARQDTSAAKDLSEEAMVSLDSYSDLAAALASSPDWEAAMTALGFSDSQIDRIHMKYSDSAAKIRALLKSWRNLQEEDATVGAMKASLRSVRPDLIPHIYG, encoded by the exons ATGGGGGATATCGTCTCAAAATCATTTCACAACTATCCTAACGGGCTAGCGAAAACTGTAACAAATCCCAAGCAAAAAGATTGGATAACAAAGCATGCAACGTTAACCAGATTTTCTATTGTTGAAGTGGAACGACTATGGACTCGATTTAAGCAGCTGGGCTGTGATGAAAATGGAGTGCTTGATAGAAAAAGTATTTTGCAAATGCCTCGTTTTAAG GATAATGTATTGTTACGCAACATGCTACTGGCTATGGCTGATGGGGAGCAGGTTTACTTCCATACCTTCCTAAATGCTATGCGTTGGGTGAATACCGCTAGTGTTGATGAGAGAACTAAGGCTATATTTGCCTTATTTAACAATG GCAGCGCTCTGACCGAGGACCTGTTTGGGAAGATACTAAAGCGAATTTACCCTGATAAGAATGAAGCAGCATTAACTCTTTATGTGAAGACAGTCTTTGATTCTGGCAGCAAGGCAGCAG GCAGGCCTGAAGATCTAACCTATGAGAATTTTTTGCGCCTCGTCCACCAGCTCCCTTCTGAGCAATTAAGTTCCATATTAGAATTTGATGTTATTCCTCCCCACATTAATCTGGAGTCCAAAGACAAGTTCTCACCTCAG TTGAGAGCCAGACAAGACACAAGTGCTGCCAAAGACCTCTCGGAAGAGGCAATGGTTAGTCTAGACAGTTACAGCGATTTAGCTGCCGCTTTGGCCTCTTCACCAGATTGGGAAGCTGCTATGACAGCTCTAGGCTTTTCAGACAGTCAGATCGACAGGATTCACATGAAGTATTCAGACTCAGCCGCTAAG ATCCGAGCGCTGTTGAAGTCTTGGCGAAACTTGCAAGAAGAAGATGCTACGGTTGGGGCTATGAAAGCATCACTTCGTAGTGTCAGGCCTGATCTTATTCCCCACATCTATGGATAG
- the LOC137404623 gene encoding uncharacterized protein, with protein sequence MDKEQKREKLTTAQTENGCKPKRVVEKRNTRERTRIGVINTTYQTLRQFFPRKKCGRRMSKLEILQRTINYIKDLKSALNDELPTSPSKLANTALPKKPRNRRARPTEIFPRLSEKNLPSAAQIPNRLPLSMTENTPPTTSGISNQGNFEQMPYWQNELHMSQGDNSENTRSCQYALPMNEANTCLYYNQHNPLPHSSPVNSQCSSAYGTSPITDSPENSQWRIDFSKSPVEDEGAFYPHNNSYQYSSHDWFVESSY encoded by the exons ATGGATAAAGAACAGAAAAGAGAGAAGTTGACCACAGCTCAAACTG AAAATGGTTGCAAACCAAAAAGAGTAGTAGAGAAGCGTAACACGAGAGAGAGGACTAGAATAGGAGTCATAAATACAACTTACCAAACTTTGAGGCAGTTCTTTCCTCGCAAGAAGTGTGGTCGTCGAATGAGCAAGCTCGAGATACTTCAGAGAACGATAAATTACATAAAAGACCTGAAGAGCGCTTTGAATGACGAGTTACCAACTTCTCCCAGTAAGCTAGCAAACACAGCGCTGCCAAAAAAGCCTCGAAACAGACGAGCCAGACCTACCGAAATATTTCCTAGACTATCGGAAAAAAACTTACCATCAGCGGCTCAAATACCTAATCGATTACCCCTCTCTATGACAGAAAACACTCCACCAACAACCAGCGGCATATCAAACCAAGGAAATTTTGAGCAAATGCCATATTGGCAAAATGAGCTACACATGTCTCAAGGAGACAACTCCGAGAATACTAGGAGTTGTCAGTACGCCCTTCCTATGAATGAAGCAAACACTTGTTTGTATTACAATCAGCATAACCCTTTGCCACATTCCTCTCCTGTAAACTCACAGTGCAGTTCGGCTTATGGTACGTCACCAATCACCGATAGTCCAGAGAACAGTCAGTGGCGTATTGATTTTAGCAAAAGCCCTGTCGAGGATGAGGGGGCATTTTACCCTCATAATAATTCGTATCAATATTCAAGCCATGATTGGTTTGTAGAAAGCAGCTACTAA